Proteins encoded in a region of the Malaciobacter mytili LMG 24559 genome:
- the ftsH gene encoding ATP-dependent zinc metalloprotease FtsH, whose protein sequence is MSKKQQNNNDNGKGNNFFNNNPLLVFVLFSVITIFAFKAIFPEGEMGSSSNSNIAAYGKTKNKTVAYSELKQLIANAQIEYVGIGNTQIKAVSKASSGEITTYTARRVIPDDTLIPLLEKSKIGYGGINEENLLADILFGWVLPIFIFFAIWMFLARRMSKSMGGGSGGILGIGSSKKMINSEKPKVKFDDMAGNKEAKEEVQEVVDFLSNPDRYVKLGAQIPKGVLLVGPPGTGKTLLAKAVAGEADVQFLSVSGSSFIEMFVGVGASRVRDLFEQAKKVAPAIIFIDEIDAIGKSRASGGPMGGNDEREQTLNQLLAEMDGFSTEAAPVIVLAATNRPEVLDPALLRPGRFDRQVLVDKPDFEGRVEILKVHIKDVKLAKDVDLEEVARMTAGLAGADLANIVNEAALLAGRASKEEVQACDFKESVERQIAGLEKKSRRISPKERKIVAYHESGHALIAEITKGAKKVNKVSIVPRGLAALGYTLNTPEENKYLMQKHELIAEVDTLLGGRAAEEVFIGEISTGAGNDLERATDIVKAMASMYGMSDIAGLMVLERRQNQFLGGQTHKDFSDEMAKNLDEHVKKVLNERYEVVKQALKDNNDAIEKMTAELLEIEVITGQRVREIIIENGGKVFEEEDLHSDAIKPEDKTTTPVETSEDNTTEEESLETNTNETSEVKEEKRD, encoded by the coding sequence ATGTCAAAGAAACAACAGAATAACAATGATAATGGAAAAGGTAATAACTTTTTTAATAATAATCCATTATTAGTTTTTGTTCTATTTTCTGTAATTACAATTTTTGCTTTTAAAGCAATCTTTCCTGAAGGAGAGATGGGAAGTAGTTCAAATTCTAATATCGCAGCTTATGGGAAAACAAAAAATAAAACAGTTGCATATTCTGAATTAAAACAATTAATTGCAAATGCACAGATTGAATATGTAGGTATTGGAAATACTCAAATAAAAGCTGTTTCAAAAGCATCAAGTGGTGAAATTACTACTTATACTGCAAGAAGAGTAATTCCTGATGATACACTAATTCCTCTTTTAGAAAAAAGTAAAATTGGTTATGGTGGAATTAATGAAGAAAATCTTTTAGCAGATATTCTTTTTGGATGGGTTTTACCTATTTTTATCTTTTTTGCAATTTGGATGTTCCTAGCTAGAAGAATGTCAAAGTCTATGGGTGGAGGTTCAGGAGGTATTCTTGGAATAGGAAGCTCTAAAAAGATGATTAATTCTGAAAAGCCAAAAGTTAAATTTGATGATATGGCTGGAAATAAGGAAGCAAAAGAAGAAGTTCAAGAAGTAGTTGATTTTTTAAGTAATCCTGATAGATATGTAAAACTTGGAGCTCAAATTCCAAAAGGTGTTTTATTAGTAGGACCTCCAGGTACAGGTAAAACTTTACTTGCAAAAGCAGTTGCTGGTGAAGCAGATGTTCAGTTCTTATCAGTTTCTGGTTCATCTTTTATTGAGATGTTTGTGGGAGTAGGTGCTAGTAGAGTAAGAGACTTATTTGAACAAGCAAAAAAAGTAGCTCCTGCTATTATTTTTATTGATGAGATTGATGCAATTGGAAAAAGTAGAGCAAGTGGTGGACCAATGGGTGGTAATGATGAAAGGGAACAAACTTTAAATCAATTACTTGCTGAAATGGATGGTTTCTCAACTGAAGCAGCACCTGTTATTGTTTTAGCTGCAACAAATAGACCAGAAGTTCTAGACCCAGCACTACTAAGACCAGGAAGATTTGATAGACAAGTTTTAGTTGATAAACCAGATTTTGAAGGTAGAGTTGAAATCTTAAAAGTTCATATTAAAGATGTAAAACTTGCAAAAGATGTTGATTTAGAAGAAGTTGCTAGAATGACTGCTGGACTTGCAGGGGCTGATTTAGCAAATATTGTAAATGAAGCAGCATTACTTGCTGGAAGGGCAAGTAAAGAGGAAGTTCAAGCTTGTGATTTTAAAGAATCAGTTGAAAGACAAATTGCTGGTTTAGAGAAAAAATCAAGAAGAATTTCACCAAAAGAGCGAAAAATTGTTGCTTATCATGAATCTGGACATGCTTTAATTGCTGAAATTACAAAAGGTGCTAAAAAAGTAAATAAAGTATCTATTGTTCCAAGAGGACTTGCTGCTTTAGGATATACTTTAAATACGCCAGAAGAAAATAAATATTTAATGCAAAAGCATGAATTAATAGCAGAAGTTGATACATTATTAGGTGGAAGAGCTGCTGAAGAGGTATTTATTGGTGAAATTAGTACTGGTGCAGGAAATGACCTAGAAAGAGCAACTGATATTGTAAAAGCTATGGCTTCTATGTATGGTATGAGTGATATTGCTGGTCTTATGGTTTTAGAAAGAAGACAAAATCAATTTTTAGGTGGACAAACACATAAAGATTTTTCTGATGAGATGGCTAAAAATTTAGATGAACATGTTAAAAAAGTTCTAAATGAAAGATATGAAGTTGTAAAACAAGCTTTAAAAGATAATAATGATGCAATTGAAAAAATGACTGCTGAGTTATTGGAAATAGAAGTTATCACTGGTCAAAGAGTTAGAGAAATTATTATTGAAAATGGTGGAAAAGTATTTGAAGAAGAAGATTTACATTCAGATGCAATTAAACCAGAAGATAAGACAACTACTCCAGTAGAAACTAGTGAAGACAACACTACTGAAGAAGAGAGTTTAGAAACAAATACTAATGAAACTTCTGAAGTTAAAGAAGAAAAAAGAGACTAA
- a CDS encoding response regulator transcription factor codes for MLEFSKELFNDISVLYVEDDQMTLDEIEFFLKRYVKNLYIAKNGQEGLELFKKYKPNIIITDIQMPIMNGLVMAEKIFEIDPSIPIVVTTAFSESDYIIKAIELGIDKYILKPLNMQELLAIIHKSLYLEKLQKENSNYEDYIHFILDSNPTFMFIMHSNEIEYVNKKLLNLLGLDNIESLKNQLKNNNNLVEFGEDINMSNWLEYISANSHKRHLVKLKNTKNNKFFQREFYISYRYFKNMDKSVFIFIDKNEEKLEQINNVTLKLIKNLEVGISNEFLMDELKKILDISTRS; via the coding sequence ATGTTAGAGTTTTCAAAAGAGTTGTTTAATGATATAAGTGTTTTATATGTTGAAGATGACCAAATGACCCTTGATGAGATAGAATTTTTTTTAAAAAGATATGTAAAAAATCTTTATATTGCAAAAAATGGTCAAGAAGGTTTAGAACTTTTTAAAAAATATAAACCAAATATTATTATAACTGATATTCAAATGCCTATAATGAATGGCTTAGTTATGGCTGAGAAGATTTTTGAAATAGACCCTAGCATACCAATTGTTGTAACAACTGCTTTTAGTGAAAGTGATTATATTATTAAAGCTATAGAATTAGGAATTGATAAATATATTTTAAAACCTTTAAATATGCAAGAATTATTAGCAATAATTCATAAAAGTTTATATTTAGAAAAACTACAAAAAGAAAATAGCAATTATGAAGATTATATACATTTTATTTTAGATAGTAATCCTACTTTTATGTTTATTATGCACTCAAATGAAATAGAGTATGTAAATAAAAAACTTTTAAATCTATTAGGTTTAGATAATATTGAATCTTTAAAAAATCAACTGAAAAATAATAATAATTTAGTAGAGTTTGGTGAAGATATTAATATGTCAAATTGGTTAGAATATATAAGTGCTAATAGTCATAAAAGACATTTAGTTAAATTAAAAAATACAAAAAATAATAAATTCTTTCAAAGAGAATTTTATATTAGTTATCGATATTTTAAAAATATGGATAAAAGTGTATTTATCTTTATTGATAAAAATGAGGAAAAACTTGAACAAATAAATAATGTAACTTTAAAACTTATTAAAAATTTAGAAGTAGGTATTTCAAATGAATTTTTAATGGATGAACTAAAAAAAATATTAGATATTTCTACTAGAAGTTAA
- a CDS encoding TolC family protein yields MKKILLFLILNYCLLFSNSIILNLDTAIDIALKNNEQKKISKLAFEIANAQYNQALSANYPTLDLDFIATRRDEAINMNIKGEIPLSDEISKGIIFSNALNQTGNVAMAQNIANSASLNQSLSIDSNFELINRDNSLIKLELKYPIYTGGKIQSIINQAKLNKQIKSQEINLQDDEIIFLVKQIYYGHILAKQIYKTMQNSYIKMLAIKDLTKRLYKNESLNIKKTDFLKTNITVTLMKVKLEEYKSNIQLTKNALKNILAIDYTDDIKIIEDSLSIDNLDNYLNKDINSLYKEALLSNPITNKINLALKVQNEKIQEVKSQYFPTIALFASTTKIKSSETNGLYTDENKNNWLVGINANINIFSGFKNEYEILEQKLNKKKMQSTKKLINDSIILNLQNALVKSNEIFTSINNYKQANFEAITHRDLNLKAYKIDMVDTKEMIESQVIQTKTEVLYYNSLYDYIISEALIDKLLSRK; encoded by the coding sequence ATGAAAAAAATATTATTATTCTTAATCTTAAATTACTGTTTACTTTTTTCAAATTCAATTATATTGAACTTAGATACGGCAATAGATATTGCACTAAAAAATAATGAACAAAAAAAGATTTCAAAACTAGCTTTTGAAATTGCTAATGCACAATATAATCAAGCTTTAAGTGCCAATTATCCCACTTTAGATTTAGATTTTATAGCAACTAGAAGAGATGAAGCTATTAATATGAATATAAAAGGAGAAATTCCTTTATCTGATGAAATTTCAAAAGGTATAATTTTTTCAAATGCTTTAAATCAAACAGGTAATGTAGCAATGGCTCAAAATATAGCAAATTCTGCATCTTTAAATCAAAGTTTATCAATAGATTCAAATTTTGAACTAATAAATAGAGATAATTCTTTAATAAAATTAGAATTAAAATATCCAATTTATACGGGTGGAAAAATCCAATCTATAATAAATCAAGCAAAATTAAATAAACAAATAAAATCTCAAGAGATAAATTTACAAGATGATGAAATAATATTTTTAGTTAAACAGATATATTATGGACATATTTTAGCAAAGCAGATTTATAAAACTATGCAAAACTCTTATATAAAAATGTTAGCTATAAAAGATTTAACAAAAAGACTTTATAAAAATGAATCTTTAAATATTAAAAAAACAGATTTTTTAAAGACAAATATTACAGTTACTTTAATGAAAGTAAAACTTGAAGAATATAAATCAAATATACAACTAACTAAAAATGCTTTAAAAAATATTTTAGCAATTGATTATACAGATGATATAAAAATTATTGAAGATAGTCTTAGTATAGACAATTTAGATAATTATTTAAATAAAGATATAAATAGTTTATATAAAGAAGCTTTATTAAGTAATCCAATAACAAATAAAATAAATTTGGCTTTAAAAGTTCAAAATGAAAAAATACAAGAAGTAAAAAGTCAATATTTTCCTACTATTGCACTTTTTGCAAGTACTACAAAAATAAAAAGTAGTGAAACAAATGGTTTATATACTGATGAAAATAAAAATAATTGGTTAGTGGGAATAAATGCAAATATAAATATCTTTAGTGGTTTTAAAAATGAATATGAGATTTTAGAGCAAAAATTAAATAAAAAGAAGATGCAATCAACTAAAAAACTTATTAATGACTCTATTATTTTAAATTTGCAAAATGCATTGGTTAAAAGTAATGAAATCTTTACTAGTATAAATAATTATAAACAAGCAAACTTTGAAGCAATAACTCATAGAGATTTAAATTTAAAAGCTTATAAAATAGATATGGTTGATACTAAAGAGATGATTGAATCTCAAGTTATTCAAACAAAAACTGAAGTATTATATTATAATTCATTATATGATTATATTATTTCAGAAGCTTTAATTGATAAATTACTAAGTAGAAAATAA
- a CDS encoding HD domain-containing phosphohydrolase yields the protein MNFENLLKIKVLYVEDDKNTREEIKYFLEKRVEKLYLAENGEEGFNLYKEVNPDIIITDLQMPKLSGIEMSKLIRKENSNIPIIITTAFNDLNYLFEGINIGVTSYLTKPLNLKLLIESLISISKNIFLEIENKEIFNTLKQYKDIVDESAIVSKTNLEGIITYINEPFEKISGYKKEELIGQSHNIIRHPDVEKSFFTNIWHLIKDEKKSWQGKIKNISKDGYAYYLDILIKPILDLNGEVIEYISLANDITYFEETKEYFKEQTIKKSLDLSESVNILNQYKDAINESNMIIRLNTQRVITYVNDSFASETGFKKEDLIYKPYSILKQPTLNQKEYEEKVENIFSSKGWRGQITNETKSGKLLHCDVVTFPLKNLKGEIIEYLGIRHNITEIVNLHEELEETQREIIYKLGDIGESRSQETGNHVKRVAEYSKLIAIKLNMSSDEISTIFTASPMHDIGKVGIPDAILNKPSKLNEEEWEIMKTHSEIGYEILKTSTRPILQAAAIISYTHHEKWDGTGYPKGLKGEDIHIYGRITALADVFDALGSNRTYKKAWPLEDILALFKEQKGKHFDPKLVDLFMDNLDEFLTIRNKFKD from the coding sequence ATGAATTTTGAAAATTTATTAAAAATCAAAGTTTTATATGTGGAAGATGATAAAAACACAAGAGAAGAAATAAAATATTTTTTAGAAAAAAGAGTTGAAAAATTATATTTAGCAGAAAATGGAGAAGAAGGATTTAACCTTTATAAAGAAGTTAATCCAGATATAATTATTACTGATTTACAAATGCCAAAGCTTTCTGGTATAGAAATGTCGAAATTAATAAGAAAAGAAAATAGCAATATACCTATTATTATAACAACTGCATTTAATGATTTAAATTATCTTTTTGAAGGGATAAATATTGGTGTTACTAGTTATTTAACAAAACCTTTAAATCTTAAACTTTTAATTGAAAGTCTTATTTCTATTTCCAAAAATATCTTTTTAGAAATAGAAAATAAAGAGATTTTTAATACTTTAAAACAGTATAAAGATATAGTTGATGAAAGTGCAATTGTTTCAAAAACTAACTTAGAAGGAATTATTACTTATATAAATGAACCTTTTGAAAAGATTTCTGGATATAAAAAAGAAGAACTAATAGGCCAATCTCATAATATTATAAGACATCCAGATGTTGAAAAAAGTTTTTTTACAAATATTTGGCACTTAATAAAAGATGAAAAAAAATCTTGGCAAGGTAAAATAAAAAATATTTCAAAAGATGGCTATGCTTATTATTTAGATATTTTAATAAAACCAATTTTAGATTTAAATGGTGAAGTAATAGAGTATATCTCTTTAGCAAATGATATTACATATTTTGAAGAGACTAAAGAGTATTTTAAAGAACAAACAATAAAAAAATCTTTAGATTTAAGTGAATCAGTTAATATTTTAAATCAATATAAAGATGCAATTAATGAAAGCAATATGATTATAAGGTTAAATACGCAAAGAGTTATTACATATGTAAATGATTCTTTTGCAAGTGAAACAGGCTTTAAAAAAGAGGACTTAATATATAAACCCTATTCAATTTTAAAACAACCTACTTTAAATCAAAAAGAGTATGAAGAAAAAGTTGAAAATATTTTTTCAAGTAAAGGTTGGCGAGGTCAAATTACAAATGAGACAAAAAGTGGAAAATTACTTCACTGTGATGTGGTAACTTTCCCTTTAAAAAATCTAAAAGGTGAAATAATTGAATATCTTGGAATTAGACATAATATTACTGAAATTGTAAATTTACATGAAGAGTTAGAAGAAACTCAAAGAGAAATAATTTATAAACTAGGTGATATAGGAGAAAGTAGAAGTCAAGAAACAGGTAATCATGTAAAAAGAGTTGCTGAATATTCAAAATTAATTGCTATAAAATTAAATATGTCAAGTGATGAGATTTCTACAATTTTTACTGCTTCTCCTATGCATGATATTGGAAAAGTAGGTATACCTGATGCTATATTAAATAAGCCTTCAAAACTTAATGAAGAAGAATGGGAAATAATGAAAACCCACTCAGAAATTGGTTATGAGATTTTAAAAACTTCAACTAGACCTATACTTCAAGCAGCAGCTATAATCTCTTATACTCACCATGAAAAATGGGATGGTACAGGGTATCCAAAAGGTTTAAAAGGTGAAGATATACATATATATGGAAGAATTACTGCACTTGCAGATGTTTTTGATGCTTTAGGAAGTAATAGAACATATAAAAAGGCTTGGCCTCTTGAAGATATATTAGCTTTATTTAAAGAACAAAAAGGGAAACATTTTGATCCTAAATTAGTTGATTTATTTATGGATAATTTGGATGAGTTTTTAACAATAAGAAATAAATTTAAGGATTAA
- a CDS encoding PhnD/SsuA/transferrin family substrate-binding protein, whose translation MKKLIILCILILCLNAKEYRHISTFGFLSNGTSLQNFKDGQVAFSLWIEELASLYDSKLDVEYYTDKNDILHEFTTKNFLDMIVIPVPFYFENKKQIDEISDDFWSVSINDKKYIKYILIARKELNAKSFKDLKDKKIILNEENNISETWLDKQSIIYNNKRYKDVVREEFYEKKESTILLRVFFGKSDFGVISENVWDTMLELNPAIKNRVDIVASSKKEHFPFIGFFKKESNKDIREIFFNIASDLKQFPKSEQIMDLLKFDAVFKIEKDSLQNLEKFYNEYYDLRKRVDNVNSF comes from the coding sequence ATGAAAAAATTAATAATTCTCTGTATATTGATACTTTGCTTAAATGCAAAAGAATATAGACATATCTCAACTTTTGGATTTCTTTCAAATGGAACTTCATTGCAAAACTTTAAAGATGGACAAGTTGCTTTTTCTTTATGGATTGAAGAGTTAGCTTCTTTATATGATAGTAAATTAGATGTTGAGTATTATACAGATAAAAATGATATTCTTCATGAATTTACAACTAAAAATTTTTTAGATATGATTGTAATTCCTGTACCTTTTTATTTTGAAAATAAAAAACAAATTGATGAAATTTCAGATGACTTTTGGTCTGTTTCTATAAATGATAAAAAATATATTAAATATATTTTAATTGCTAGAAAAGAATTAAATGCAAAAAGTTTTAAAGATTTAAAAGATAAAAAGATTATTCTTAATGAAGAAAATAATATTTCTGAAACTTGGTTAGATAAACAAAGTATTATTTATAATAATAAAAGATATAAAGATGTGGTAAGAGAAGAGTTTTATGAAAAAAAAGAATCAACTATTCTTTTAAGGGTATTTTTTGGAAAAAGTGATTTTGGTGTAATTAGTGAAAATGTCTGGGATACTATGCTTGAATTAAATCCTGCTATAAAAAATAGAGTTGATATAGTTGCAAGTTCTAAAAAAGAGCATTTCCCTTTTATAGGTTTTTTTAAAAAAGAATCTAATAAAGATATACGTGAAATTTTTTTTAATATTGCTTCAGATTTAAAGCAATTTCCAAAAAGTGAACAAATAATGGATCTTTTAAAATTTGATGCAGTTTTTAAAATAGAAAAAGATAGCTTACAGAATTTAGAAAAGTTTTATAATGAGTATTATGATTTAAGAAAAAGAGTAGATAATGTTAATTCTTTTTAA
- a CDS encoding sensor histidine kinase: MDSLLSKAKTMAEAIVFVKKDSFIVDDEATILEFVYSFVNKNDKVKTLIITKSNNSSLVVSNKNWEVINKLPSSYKQLQKEENPYAIATSLFIKQKVFMYNYTISFSGITWGNLHLELSLNDYNNKIAFMYKQFLYLIILFLFSTIAISFFIAKLFSRPIIKLNNVSKEIAKGNLFARSDIIGNDEIGTLSKTFNKMIENLQLSQKQLKESHEELEQRVIQRTQELNKVNKSLQLKSIQLKELNDNLEDRVKEEILKQKEQEQILIQQSRLAAMGEMIGNIAHQWRQPLNALSLLIQNIYFSYKMESLDDEFMQRSLDKANLLTKNMSKTIDDFRNFFRPNKSKELFEVNSFILKSIYLVESSFEHNNIQIDFIQSNPIQIEGFPNEFSQVVLNILSNAKDALIEKKIANAKVIIKIVLQNELINVIIENNAGQIPEEILEKIYEPYFTTKEEGKGTGIGLYMSKTIIENNMNGKLFSKNIDDGVQFIIQIPKA; the protein is encoded by the coding sequence TTGGATTCTTTACTATCAAAAGCAAAAACAATGGCAGAAGCTATAGTTTTTGTAAAGAAAGACTCTTTTATTGTGGATGATGAAGCAACAATTTTAGAGTTTGTTTATTCTTTTGTAAATAAAAATGATAAAGTGAAAACTTTAATTATTACAAAAAGCAATAATTCAAGCTTAGTTGTTAGTAATAAAAACTGGGAAGTGATTAATAAGTTGCCTTCTTCTTATAAACAACTTCAAAAAGAAGAAAACCCATATGCAATAGCCACTTCTTTATTTATTAAACAAAAAGTTTTTATGTATAACTATACTATTTCTTTTTCAGGTATTACTTGGGGAAATTTACATTTGGAATTATCTTTAAATGACTATAATAATAAAATTGCTTTTATGTATAAACAGTTTTTATACTTAATAATTTTATTCTTATTTTCAACTATCGCTATTTCTTTTTTTATTGCAAAACTTTTTTCAAGACCTATTATAAAACTAAATAATGTTTCTAAAGAAATAGCAAAAGGAAATTTATTTGCCAGAAGTGATATAATAGGTAATGATGAAATAGGTACTTTATCAAAAACCTTTAATAAAATGATTGAGAATTTACAACTTTCACAAAAGCAATTAAAAGAATCTCACGAAGAGTTAGAACAAAGAGTAATACAAAGAACCCAAGAGTTAAATAAAGTAAATAAATCTTTACAATTAAAATCAATACAATTAAAAGAATTAAATGATAACTTAGAAGATAGAGTAAAAGAAGAAATTTTAAAACAAAAAGAACAAGAGCAGATATTAATTCAGCAATCAAGGCTTGCAGCAATGGGTGAAATGATAGGAAATATTGCCCATCAATGGAGACAACCTTTAAATGCTTTAAGCTTACTAATCCAAAATATATATTTTTCATATAAGATGGAAAGTTTAGATGATGAATTTATGCAAAGGTCATTAGATAAAGCCAATTTATTAACAAAAAATATGTCAAAAACAATTGATGATTTTAGAAATTTTTTCAGACCAAATAAATCAAAAGAACTTTTTGAAGTTAATAGTTTTATTTTAAAAAGTATTTATTTAGTAGAGTCCTCTTTTGAACATAATAATATTCAAATTGATTTTATTCAATCTAATCCTATTCAAATAGAGGGCTTTCCAAATGAATTTTCTCAAGTTGTTTTAAATATTTTATCAAATGCAAAAGATGCTTTGATTGAAAAGAAAATTGCAAATGCAAAAGTTATTATAAAAATAGTTTTACAAAATGAATTAATAAATGTTATAATTGAAAATAATGCAGGTCAAATACCTGAGGAAATTTTAGAAAAAATTTATGAGCCTTATTTTACCACTAAAGAAGAGGGTAAAGGAACAGGTATTGGTCTTTATATGTCTAAGACAATTATAGAAAATAATATGAATGGTAAATTATTTTCTAAAAATATTGATGATGGAGTACAATTTATAATTCAAATACCAAAAGCTTAA